The Dromaius novaehollandiae isolate bDroNov1 chromosome 5, bDroNov1.hap1, whole genome shotgun sequence genome window below encodes:
- the KCNA4 gene encoding potassium voltage-gated channel subfamily A member 4 produces MEVAMVSADSSGCNSHMPYGYAVQARARERERLAQSRAAAAAAVAAATAAVEAGATGGGGPYHHYHQEQSRGASSSCGGNASRSSLPHRQSGKRRKKGKKRSHHLGSRECGASFPCSELLPLSGSEERILKDLSEEEEEDEDEDEDDEEEGKLYYTDDYGHDEFSFSDQPPDDGGGGPGGYSSVRYSEYECCERVVINVSGLRFETQLKTLAQFPETLLGDPAKRGRYFDPLRNEYFFDRNRPSFDAILYYYQSGGRLKRPVNVPFDIFTEEVKFYQLGEEAMLKFREDEGFVKEEEDKALPENEFKRQVWLLFEYPESSSPARGIAIVSVLVILISIVIFCLETLPEFRDDKEFIMSLSVGKGLSNESLHLDAGEHTIFNDPFFIVETVCIIWFSFEFTVRCFACPSKAHFFKNIMNIIDIVSILPYFITLGTDLAQEQGSNGQQAMSFAILRIIRLVRVFRIFKLSRHSKGLQILGHTLRASMRELGLLIFFLFIGVILFSSAVYFAEADEPATHFQSIPDAFWWAVVTMTTVGYGDMKPITVGGKIVGSLCAIAGVLTIALPVPVIVSNFNYFYHRETENEEQTQLMQNAVSCPYLPTNLLKKFRSSSSSSTEDKSEYLEMEEGVKKSLCVKEKKSQDTGDGSESEKKNCVNSNSVETDV; encoded by the coding sequence ATGGAGGTTGCAATGGTAAGTGCAGATAGCTCTGGGTGCAACAGCCATATGCCCTATGGTTATGCAGTCCAAGCTCGGGCCCGAGAGAGAGAGCGGCTGGCACAAtcgagagcagcagcagctgcagctgtagcagcagcaacagcagcagtggAAGCGGGAGCAACAGGTGGAGGTGGACCATATCACCACTACCACCAGGAACAGAGTCGAGGTGCGTCCTCCTCTTGTGGTGGGAATGCATCACGCAGCAGCCTGCCCCATCGCCAGAGTGGTAAGAGacggaagaaagggaaaaagaggagcCACCATTTGGGAAGTAGGGAATGTGGGGCCTCCTtcccatgttcagagctgctgcCTCTCAGTGGTTCTGAAGAGAGAATACTGAAGGACTtgagtgaggaggaagaggaggatgaagatgAGGATGAAGATGATGAGGAAGAAGGAAAGCTCTACTACACTGATGACTATGGGCATGATGAGTTTTCATTCTCAGATCAGCCACCTGATGATGGTGGTGGAGGCCCTGGGGGTTACAGCTCTGTTCGCTACAGTGAGTACGAGTGTTGTGAGCGTGTGGTAATCAACGTGTCAGGACTGCGGTTTGAGACCCAACTGAAGACGCTAGCTCAGTTCCCGGAGACGTTGTTGGGTGATCCAGCGAAGCGAGGCAGATACTTTGACCCTCTCAGGAATGAATACTTCTTTGATAGGAACCGGCCCAGCTTTGATGCCATCCTGTACTACTACCAGAGTGGTGGCCGACTGAAGAGGCCAGTCAATGTGCCCTTTGACATCTTCACTGAGGAGGTGAAATTCTACCAACTTGGGGAGGAGGCCATGCTCAAGTTTAGGGAGGATGAAGGGTTTGTCAAAGAGGAAGAAGACAAAGCTTTGCCGGAAAATGAGTTTAAGAGGCAGGTCTGGCTGCTGTTTGAGTACCCGGAGAGCTCCAGTCCAGCCAGAGGTATTGCCATTGTCTCTGTCTTGGTCATCTTGATCTCCATCGTCATCTTTTGTCTGGAGACTTTGCCAGAGTTTAGAGATGACAAAGAATTCATAATGTCCCTGAGCGTAGGGAAGGGGCTTTCCAATGAGTCACTTCACCTGGATGCTGGGGAGCACACCATCTTCAATGACCCCTTTTTCATTGTAGAGACAGTATGCATCATTTGGTTCTCCTTTGAGTTTACAGTGCGCTGCTTTGCATGCCCAAGCAAAGCACACTTCTTCAAGAACATCATGAACATCATAGACATCGTCTCCATCTTGCCTTACTTCATCACTCTGGGCACTGACCTGGCCCAGGAGCAGGGCAGTAATGGCCAACAGGCCATGTCTTTTGCCATCCTGAGGATCATCCGTCTGGTCAGGGTGTTTCGCATCTTCAAGCTCTCCAGACACTCCAAGGGTTTGCAGATCCTGGGTCATACCCTCAGGGCCAGCATGAGGGAACTCGGCCTCctcatcttttttctctttattggagtcattttgttttccagtgctgTTTACTTCGCAGAAGCTGATGAGCCTGCCACCCATTTTCAGAGCATCCCAGATGCCTTTTGGTGGGCTGTCGTGACCATGACTACAGTTGGTTATGGGGACATGAAACCCATAACTGTGGGTGGGAAAATAGTTGGGTCCCTGTGTGCCATTGCAGGAGTGTTAACTATTGCTTTACCAGTGCCAGTGATTGTCtccaattttaattatttctatcaCAGAGAGACTGAGAATGAAGAGCAAACACAACTGATGCAAAATGCAGTCAGTTGCCCATACCTCCCAACAAATTTACTGAAGAAATTTAGGAGCTCATCGTCTTCATCCACAGAAGATAAATCAGAGTATTTGGAGATGGAAGAAGGAGTTAAAAAATCTCTttgtgtaaaggaaaaaaaaagtcaggacaCAGGGGATGGAAGTGagtcagagaagaaaaactgtgTAAATTCAAATTCTGTGGAAACTGATGTGTAA